The Astatotilapia calliptera chromosome 2, fAstCal1.2, whole genome shotgun sequence genome includes a window with the following:
- the stag3 gene encoding cohesin subunit SA-1 isoform X2, with protein MASGSSALDSLEELDSPTDSGSDYEATMKGTKRRKPAVSKQPPKRTRHNAALKGMSSPSGSSVPTPPGPSPQSVSQGTSMQLSARSVRSMNEESQIISAKDIYDAVCSGKSAMVTVVDEWLDSYKRSQEAGLLVLINFIVQSCGCKGVVTRKMFDSMQNAEIISTLTKEFNEDSVNYPLCTPGPQLKRFKAGLCEFARVLVRSCRNSLVYDEYLFPSLLALLTGLSDSQVRAFRHTSTLLAIKLMTGLVEVAVVVSVQLQTTQQQYNTENSKRAHDRASDRLEELQATVKELRENREELSSMMNATFRGVFVHRYRDQLPEIRGVCIEELGLWLKMDPEDFLNDGCLKYLGWTMHDKQSPVRLQCVRALQGLYQEKEFIGRLELFTSRFKERILSMVMDKDPDVAVEVVNLLLLIQQRTDEGLDEEECGHIYPLVYASHRGLASAAGGFLYSKLKSVITSHSQENDKANNAAFFQILISLFIQSEFHEHGAYLVDSLWHVAGSELRDWETMTTFLLQDDELMYEEEGVLIELMMCAIRQAAQATPPVGRTQGKKNLSMKDKKIQEQDKRRITTHFIPLLPQLLAKYSADAKNVKLLLKAPLYFDLEMYSSAQWLEKHLDLLLSQVCGIVEKHTEVAVLEACAHLVSALSSDCYTFSSRAQMAFSQLFDVLTECFSTYVNDLLQGIADDDDTYSGATALKRIAALSSAKDPTAWKLFDSCLELLKSRMESRELDKELMVPAMKCVAFHLMWAKVNVVNSKPTEAELKRLKKEVRSFCRVCQDCLSLNQIDIRDQAFELLCDLLLLYSVGSVRSKPALQALAHLPSDSLRSELAAFLLDYIFTDTEDVELHGILTPTEKSEDEEEMKIRLLQKKRNQLAGYCKLVIYGVLDLTAATDVFKHYNKYFKDFGDIIKETLSKSKLINPVQSAKTVCLSLQQLFSEMLTEHHSRQDLTEIRDLAKRLAMSFGIDLHRVRKPLVALHMDGIRFAFRDPQEGEEPNPNVAFLEILSEFSFKLLQPDRAQLAEFLKSACPSAALSWPPVKLYQRSLEARATSKATEQEGDDEVPSHDMPVVKRRRTTAQGSASTTRGSWLDNSSIQSSLHTPALTSTVQKQPAKRIASRKPRPVESDISSTLTEPESEDEFSPGLQMRKVKLNKRRLASSSKNTPSPRQQDLNSHLNLLSLIEDDISERDEDEIEDYHSDSDTGYTLPSTRHTSLSVLDELFD; from the exons ATGGCAAGTGGGAGTTCAGCTTTGGACAG TCTTGAGGAGTTAGATTCCCCCACTGACTCAGGCAGTGACTATGAGGCCACCATGAAAGGAACAAAGCGAAGAAAACCAGCAGTATCTAAGCAG CCACCCAAGAGAACCAGGCATAATGCTGCACTGAAGGGGATGTCCAGCCCCAGTGGCAGCTCAGTTCCCACCCCTCCAGGTCCTTCCCCACAATCCGTCTCCCAGGGGACATCCATGCAGCTCTCCGCTAGATCTGTTAGGAGCATGAACGAGGAGAGCCAGATTATCAGCGCAAAGGATATCTATGATGCTGTCTGCTCTGGAAAGAGTGCCATGGTG ACGGTGGTAGACGAGTGGCTGGACAGCTATAAGCGGAGCCAAGAGGCGGGACTGCTGGTGCTCATCAACTTCATTGTTCAGTCCTGCGGATGCAAAG GTGTTGTTACCAGAAAGATGTTTGACAGCATGCAAAATGCTGAGATCATCAGCACCCTAACCAAAGAGTTCAATGAG GATTCAGTGAACTACCCTCTGTGCACTCCAGGGCCCCAGCTGAAGCGTTTCAAAGCAGGCCTGTGTGAGTTTGCTAGGGTTCTTGTGCGCTCCTGTCGGAATAGCCTTGTTTATGATGAATACCTCTTCCCTTCCCTGCTGGCTCTACTCACCGGCCTCTCAGACTCCCAGGTCCGAGCCTTCAGACACACCAGTACCCTGCTTG CCATAAAGTTGATGACGGGGTTGGTGGAAGTAGCTGTAGTAGTTTCTGTTCAGCTGCAGACCACCCAGCAGCAATACAACACGGAAAACAGCAAGAGGGCGCACGACAGAGCCTCTGACAGACTGGAGGAACTGCAGGCCACCGTTAAAGAG TTGCGAGAAAACAGAGAGGAGCTGTCCTCCATGATGAATGCCACTTTCCgtggtgtgtttgtgcatcGTTATCGGGACCAATTGCCTGAGATCCGGGGAGTGTGTATTGAAGAGTTGGGCCTTTGGTTGAAAATGGACCCTGAGGACTTCCTTAATGACGGATGTCTTAAATATCTGGGATGGACCATGCATGACAAg CAAAGTCCGGTGCGTCTGCAGTGTGTGCGTGCCCTGCAGGGTCTGTACCAGGAGAAGGAATTCATTGGGCGCCTGGAGCTTTTCACCAGCAGATTTAAA gagAGAATTCTCAGCATGGTGATGGACAAGGACCCAGACGTGGCAGTGGAAGTGGtcaatctgctgctgctgatccaACA GAGAACAGATGAAGGACTGGACGAAGAGGAGTGTGGCCACATTTATCCACTGGTTTACGCTTCACACCGAGGTCTGGCATCTGCAGCTGGTGGCTTCCTATACAGCAA GCTGAAAAGTGTGATTACCAGTCACAGCCAGGAGAATGACAAAGCCAACAATGCAGCCTTTTTTCAAATCCTCATCTCCTTGTTCATCCAGAGTGAG TTCCATGAGCATGGGGCATATCTGGTGGACAGCCTTTGGCATGTGGCAGGATCTGAGCTGAGAGACTGGGAGACAATGACCACTTTCCTGCTACAAGATGATG AACTGATGTATGAGGAGGAGGGTGTGCTCATAGAGCTGATGATGTGTGCGATCAGACAGGCAGCACAGGCAACCCCACCTGTTGGGAGAACTCAGGGCAAAAAG AACCTCAGTATGAAGGATAAGAAAATCCAGGAACAAGACAAGAGACGCATCACAACACACTTCATCCCTTTACTGCCACAGCTGCTTGCCAAG TACTCAGCGGATGCAAAGAACGTGAAACTGCTCCTCAAAGCTCCCCTGTACTTTGACCTGGAGATGTACAGCAGCGCTCAGTGGCTGGAAAAG CATTTGGACCTGCTGCTGTCCCAGGTATGTGGCATTGTGGAGAAGCACACAGAGGTCGCCGTACTGGAGGCTTGCGCCCACCTGGTCAGCGCTCTCAGCTCCGACTGCTACACCTTCTCCTCCCGCGCACAAATGGCATTCAGCCAGCTGTTTGATGTCCTTACCGAATGTTTCAGCACCTACGTAAATGACCTGCTCCAG GGTATTGCAGATGATGATGACACATACAGTGGAGCCACTGCCTTAAAAAGGATTGCTGCCCTTAGCAG TGCTAAGGACCCGACTGCCTGGAAGCTGTTTGATTCCTGTCTTGAGCTGCTGAAGAGCCGGATGGAATCCAGAGAGCTTGATAAGGAG CTGATGGTGCCAGCTATGAAGTGTGTAGCTTTTCacctgatgtgggccaaagtgAATGTGGTGAACTCCAAGCCAACTGAG GCAGAACTGAAGCGCCTGAAGAAGGAGGTGCGGTCGTTCTGCAGAGTCTGTCAGGATTGTTTGTCTTTGAATCAGATAGATATCAGAGATCAA GCATTTGAGCTGTTATGTGACTTGCTGTTGCTGTACAGTGTGGGTTCAGTCCGCTCCAAGCCTGCCCTCCAGGCACTGGCCCACCTGCCATCTGATTCTCTGCGGTCTGAGTTGGCCGCTTTCCTTCTGGACTACATCTTCACTGACACCGAAGACGTCGAGCTCCATGGCATCTTGACACCAACTGAAAAAT ctgaggatgaggaggagatgAAGATACGTCTTCTTCAGAAGAAGCGCAACCAACTTGCTGGCTACTGTAAGCTGGTCATCTACGGGGTGCTGGACCTAACTGCTGCCACAGATGTCTTCAAGCACTACAACAAG TACTTTAAGGACTTTGGTGACATCATCAAAGAGACTCTGAGCAAGAGCAAGCTCATCAACCCCGTGCAGAGCGCCAAGACTGTCTGTCTGAGTCTGCAGCAG CTGTTTTCAGAGATGCTCACGGAGCACCACAGCAGGCAGGATCTCACTGAGATTAGAGACTTGGCCAAGAGGCTTGCCATGAGCTTTGGCATTGATCTTCATCGTGTCCGCAAACCACTGGTGGCCCTGCACAT GGACGGCATACGTTTCGCATTTCGGGACccacaggagggagaggagCCAAATCCAAATGTGGCCTTCTTGGAGATCCTCAGCGAGTTCAGTTTTAAGTTACTGCAGCCGGACCGCGCCCAGCT AGCTGAGTTTCTGAAATCGGCATGTCCCAGCGCTGCCCTCTCCTGGCCGCCAGTCAAACTGTATCAGCGTTCTTTGGAAGCTCGCGCCACCTCTAAAGCCACTGaacaggagggagatgacgAAGTCCCTTCTCATGACATGCCTGTAGTGAAACGCAGGAGGACCACAGCTCAGG GTTCAGCGTCCACCACCAGAGGCTCCTGGTTGGACAACAGCAGCATCCAGAGCAGCCTGCACACCCCAGCCCTCACCTCCACTGTCCAGAAGCAACCCGCCAAGCGGATTGCATCCAGGAAACCAAGACCCGTGGAGTCGGATATCAGCAGCACCTTAACTGAGCCGGAGTCAGAGGATGAGTTCTCCCCAgg GTTACAAATGCGAAAAGTGAAACTCAATAAAAGACGGCTGGCTTCCTCCAGCAAGAACACCCCCTCTCCAAGGCAGCAAGACCTGAACTCCCACCTCAACTT GCTTTCCCTGATTGAAGATGACATCTCAGAAAGAGATGAGGACGAGATTGAAGATTATCACAGTGACTCTGACACTGGATACACACTg CCTTCCACACGTCACACCTCACTGAGTGTCCTTGACGAGCTCTTTGACTGA
- the stag3 gene encoding cohesin subunit SA-1 isoform X3, producing MASGSSALDSLEELDSPTDSGSDYEATMKGTKRRKPAVSKQPPKRTRHNAALKGMSSPSGSSVPTPPGPSPQSVSQGTSMQLSARSVRSMNEESQIISAKDIYDAVCSGKSAMVTVVDEWLDSYKRSQEAGLLVLINFIVQSCGCKGVVTRKMFDSMQNAEIISTLTKEFNEDSVNYPLCTPGPQLKRFKAGLCEFARVLVRSCRNSLVYDEYLFPSLLALLTGLSDSQVRAFRHTSTLLAIKLMTGLVEVAVVVSVQLQTTQQQYNTENSKRAHDRASDRLEELQATVKELRENREELSSMMNATFRGVFVHRYRDQLPEIRGVCIEELGLWLKMDPEDFLNDGCLKYLGWTMHDKERILSMVMDKDPDVAVEVVNLLLLIQQRTDEGLDEEECGHIYPLVYASHRGLASAAGGFLYSKLKSVITSHSQENDKANNAAFFQILISLFIQSEFHEHGAYLVDSLWHVAGSELRDWETMTTFLLQDDELMYEEEGVLIELMMCAIRQAAQATPPVGRTQGKKNLSMKDKKIQEQDKRRITTHFIPLLPQLLAKYSADAKNVKLLLKAPLYFDLEMYSSAQWLEKHLDLLLSQVCGIVEKHTEVAVLEACAHLVSALSSDCYTFSSRAQMAFSQLFDVLTECFSTYVNDLLQVGECGIADDDDTYSGATALKRIAALSSAKDPTAWKLFDSCLELLKSRMESRELDKELMVPAMKCVAFHLMWAKVNVVNSKPTEAELKRLKKEVRSFCRVCQDCLSLNQIDIRDQAFELLCDLLLLYSVGSVRSKPALQALAHLPSDSLRSELAAFLLDYIFTDTEDVELHGILTPTEKSEDEEEMKIRLLQKKRNQLAGYCKLVIYGVLDLTAATDVFKHYNKYFKDFGDIIKETLSKSKLINPVQSAKTVCLSLQQLFSEMLTEHHSRQDLTEIRDLAKRLAMSFGIDLHRVRKPLVALHMDGIRFAFRDPQEGEEPNPNVAFLEILSEFSFKLLQPDRAQLAEFLKSACPSAALSWPPVKLYQRSLEARATSKATEQEGDDEVPSHDMPVVKRRRTTAQGSASTTRGSWLDNSSIQSSLHTPALTSTVQKQPAKRIASRKPRPVESDISSTLTEPESEDEFSPGLQMRKVKLNKRRLASSSKNTPSPRQQDLNSHLNLLSLIEDDISERDEDEIEDYHSDSDTGYTLPSTRHTSLSVLDELFD from the exons ATGGCAAGTGGGAGTTCAGCTTTGGACAG TCTTGAGGAGTTAGATTCCCCCACTGACTCAGGCAGTGACTATGAGGCCACCATGAAAGGAACAAAGCGAAGAAAACCAGCAGTATCTAAGCAG CCACCCAAGAGAACCAGGCATAATGCTGCACTGAAGGGGATGTCCAGCCCCAGTGGCAGCTCAGTTCCCACCCCTCCAGGTCCTTCCCCACAATCCGTCTCCCAGGGGACATCCATGCAGCTCTCCGCTAGATCTGTTAGGAGCATGAACGAGGAGAGCCAGATTATCAGCGCAAAGGATATCTATGATGCTGTCTGCTCTGGAAAGAGTGCCATGGTG ACGGTGGTAGACGAGTGGCTGGACAGCTATAAGCGGAGCCAAGAGGCGGGACTGCTGGTGCTCATCAACTTCATTGTTCAGTCCTGCGGATGCAAAG GTGTTGTTACCAGAAAGATGTTTGACAGCATGCAAAATGCTGAGATCATCAGCACCCTAACCAAAGAGTTCAATGAG GATTCAGTGAACTACCCTCTGTGCACTCCAGGGCCCCAGCTGAAGCGTTTCAAAGCAGGCCTGTGTGAGTTTGCTAGGGTTCTTGTGCGCTCCTGTCGGAATAGCCTTGTTTATGATGAATACCTCTTCCCTTCCCTGCTGGCTCTACTCACCGGCCTCTCAGACTCCCAGGTCCGAGCCTTCAGACACACCAGTACCCTGCTTG CCATAAAGTTGATGACGGGGTTGGTGGAAGTAGCTGTAGTAGTTTCTGTTCAGCTGCAGACCACCCAGCAGCAATACAACACGGAAAACAGCAAGAGGGCGCACGACAGAGCCTCTGACAGACTGGAGGAACTGCAGGCCACCGTTAAAGAG TTGCGAGAAAACAGAGAGGAGCTGTCCTCCATGATGAATGCCACTTTCCgtggtgtgtttgtgcatcGTTATCGGGACCAATTGCCTGAGATCCGGGGAGTGTGTATTGAAGAGTTGGGCCTTTGGTTGAAAATGGACCCTGAGGACTTCCTTAATGACGGATGTCTTAAATATCTGGGATGGACCATGCATGACAAg gagAGAATTCTCAGCATGGTGATGGACAAGGACCCAGACGTGGCAGTGGAAGTGGtcaatctgctgctgctgatccaACA GAGAACAGATGAAGGACTGGACGAAGAGGAGTGTGGCCACATTTATCCACTGGTTTACGCTTCACACCGAGGTCTGGCATCTGCAGCTGGTGGCTTCCTATACAGCAA GCTGAAAAGTGTGATTACCAGTCACAGCCAGGAGAATGACAAAGCCAACAATGCAGCCTTTTTTCAAATCCTCATCTCCTTGTTCATCCAGAGTGAG TTCCATGAGCATGGGGCATATCTGGTGGACAGCCTTTGGCATGTGGCAGGATCTGAGCTGAGAGACTGGGAGACAATGACCACTTTCCTGCTACAAGATGATG AACTGATGTATGAGGAGGAGGGTGTGCTCATAGAGCTGATGATGTGTGCGATCAGACAGGCAGCACAGGCAACCCCACCTGTTGGGAGAACTCAGGGCAAAAAG AACCTCAGTATGAAGGATAAGAAAATCCAGGAACAAGACAAGAGACGCATCACAACACACTTCATCCCTTTACTGCCACAGCTGCTTGCCAAG TACTCAGCGGATGCAAAGAACGTGAAACTGCTCCTCAAAGCTCCCCTGTACTTTGACCTGGAGATGTACAGCAGCGCTCAGTGGCTGGAAAAG CATTTGGACCTGCTGCTGTCCCAGGTATGTGGCATTGTGGAGAAGCACACAGAGGTCGCCGTACTGGAGGCTTGCGCCCACCTGGTCAGCGCTCTCAGCTCCGACTGCTACACCTTCTCCTCCCGCGCACAAATGGCATTCAGCCAGCTGTTTGATGTCCTTACCGAATGTTTCAGCACCTACGTAAATGACCTGCTCCAGGTTGGAGAGTGT GGTATTGCAGATGATGATGACACATACAGTGGAGCCACTGCCTTAAAAAGGATTGCTGCCCTTAGCAG TGCTAAGGACCCGACTGCCTGGAAGCTGTTTGATTCCTGTCTTGAGCTGCTGAAGAGCCGGATGGAATCCAGAGAGCTTGATAAGGAG CTGATGGTGCCAGCTATGAAGTGTGTAGCTTTTCacctgatgtgggccaaagtgAATGTGGTGAACTCCAAGCCAACTGAG GCAGAACTGAAGCGCCTGAAGAAGGAGGTGCGGTCGTTCTGCAGAGTCTGTCAGGATTGTTTGTCTTTGAATCAGATAGATATCAGAGATCAA GCATTTGAGCTGTTATGTGACTTGCTGTTGCTGTACAGTGTGGGTTCAGTCCGCTCCAAGCCTGCCCTCCAGGCACTGGCCCACCTGCCATCTGATTCTCTGCGGTCTGAGTTGGCCGCTTTCCTTCTGGACTACATCTTCACTGACACCGAAGACGTCGAGCTCCATGGCATCTTGACACCAACTGAAAAAT ctgaggatgaggaggagatgAAGATACGTCTTCTTCAGAAGAAGCGCAACCAACTTGCTGGCTACTGTAAGCTGGTCATCTACGGGGTGCTGGACCTAACTGCTGCCACAGATGTCTTCAAGCACTACAACAAG TACTTTAAGGACTTTGGTGACATCATCAAAGAGACTCTGAGCAAGAGCAAGCTCATCAACCCCGTGCAGAGCGCCAAGACTGTCTGTCTGAGTCTGCAGCAG CTGTTTTCAGAGATGCTCACGGAGCACCACAGCAGGCAGGATCTCACTGAGATTAGAGACTTGGCCAAGAGGCTTGCCATGAGCTTTGGCATTGATCTTCATCGTGTCCGCAAACCACTGGTGGCCCTGCACAT GGACGGCATACGTTTCGCATTTCGGGACccacaggagggagaggagCCAAATCCAAATGTGGCCTTCTTGGAGATCCTCAGCGAGTTCAGTTTTAAGTTACTGCAGCCGGACCGCGCCCAGCT AGCTGAGTTTCTGAAATCGGCATGTCCCAGCGCTGCCCTCTCCTGGCCGCCAGTCAAACTGTATCAGCGTTCTTTGGAAGCTCGCGCCACCTCTAAAGCCACTGaacaggagggagatgacgAAGTCCCTTCTCATGACATGCCTGTAGTGAAACGCAGGAGGACCACAGCTCAGG GTTCAGCGTCCACCACCAGAGGCTCCTGGTTGGACAACAGCAGCATCCAGAGCAGCCTGCACACCCCAGCCCTCACCTCCACTGTCCAGAAGCAACCCGCCAAGCGGATTGCATCCAGGAAACCAAGACCCGTGGAGTCGGATATCAGCAGCACCTTAACTGAGCCGGAGTCAGAGGATGAGTTCTCCCCAgg GTTACAAATGCGAAAAGTGAAACTCAATAAAAGACGGCTGGCTTCCTCCAGCAAGAACACCCCCTCTCCAAGGCAGCAAGACCTGAACTCCCACCTCAACTT GCTTTCCCTGATTGAAGATGACATCTCAGAAAGAGATGAGGACGAGATTGAAGATTATCACAGTGACTCTGACACTGGATACACACTg CCTTCCACACGTCACACCTCACTGAGTGTCCTTGACGAGCTCTTTGACTGA
- the stag3 gene encoding cohesin subunit SA-1 isoform X1, which translates to MASGSSALDSLEELDSPTDSGSDYEATMKGTKRRKPAVSKQPPKRTRHNAALKGMSSPSGSSVPTPPGPSPQSVSQGTSMQLSARSVRSMNEESQIISAKDIYDAVCSGKSAMVTVVDEWLDSYKRSQEAGLLVLINFIVQSCGCKGVVTRKMFDSMQNAEIISTLTKEFNEDSVNYPLCTPGPQLKRFKAGLCEFARVLVRSCRNSLVYDEYLFPSLLALLTGLSDSQVRAFRHTSTLLAIKLMTGLVEVAVVVSVQLQTTQQQYNTENSKRAHDRASDRLEELQATVKELRENREELSSMMNATFRGVFVHRYRDQLPEIRGVCIEELGLWLKMDPEDFLNDGCLKYLGWTMHDKQSPVRLQCVRALQGLYQEKEFIGRLELFTSRFKERILSMVMDKDPDVAVEVVNLLLLIQQRTDEGLDEEECGHIYPLVYASHRGLASAAGGFLYSKLKSVITSHSQENDKANNAAFFQILISLFIQSEFHEHGAYLVDSLWHVAGSELRDWETMTTFLLQDDELMYEEEGVLIELMMCAIRQAAQATPPVGRTQGKKNLSMKDKKIQEQDKRRITTHFIPLLPQLLAKYSADAKNVKLLLKAPLYFDLEMYSSAQWLEKHLDLLLSQVCGIVEKHTEVAVLEACAHLVSALSSDCYTFSSRAQMAFSQLFDVLTECFSTYVNDLLQVGECGIADDDDTYSGATALKRIAALSSAKDPTAWKLFDSCLELLKSRMESRELDKELMVPAMKCVAFHLMWAKVNVVNSKPTEAELKRLKKEVRSFCRVCQDCLSLNQIDIRDQAFELLCDLLLLYSVGSVRSKPALQALAHLPSDSLRSELAAFLLDYIFTDTEDVELHGILTPTEKSEDEEEMKIRLLQKKRNQLAGYCKLVIYGVLDLTAATDVFKHYNKYFKDFGDIIKETLSKSKLINPVQSAKTVCLSLQQLFSEMLTEHHSRQDLTEIRDLAKRLAMSFGIDLHRVRKPLVALHMDGIRFAFRDPQEGEEPNPNVAFLEILSEFSFKLLQPDRAQLAEFLKSACPSAALSWPPVKLYQRSLEARATSKATEQEGDDEVPSHDMPVVKRRRTTAQGSASTTRGSWLDNSSIQSSLHTPALTSTVQKQPAKRIASRKPRPVESDISSTLTEPESEDEFSPGLQMRKVKLNKRRLASSSKNTPSPRQQDLNSHLNLLSLIEDDISERDEDEIEDYHSDSDTGYTLPSTRHTSLSVLDELFD; encoded by the exons ATGGCAAGTGGGAGTTCAGCTTTGGACAG TCTTGAGGAGTTAGATTCCCCCACTGACTCAGGCAGTGACTATGAGGCCACCATGAAAGGAACAAAGCGAAGAAAACCAGCAGTATCTAAGCAG CCACCCAAGAGAACCAGGCATAATGCTGCACTGAAGGGGATGTCCAGCCCCAGTGGCAGCTCAGTTCCCACCCCTCCAGGTCCTTCCCCACAATCCGTCTCCCAGGGGACATCCATGCAGCTCTCCGCTAGATCTGTTAGGAGCATGAACGAGGAGAGCCAGATTATCAGCGCAAAGGATATCTATGATGCTGTCTGCTCTGGAAAGAGTGCCATGGTG ACGGTGGTAGACGAGTGGCTGGACAGCTATAAGCGGAGCCAAGAGGCGGGACTGCTGGTGCTCATCAACTTCATTGTTCAGTCCTGCGGATGCAAAG GTGTTGTTACCAGAAAGATGTTTGACAGCATGCAAAATGCTGAGATCATCAGCACCCTAACCAAAGAGTTCAATGAG GATTCAGTGAACTACCCTCTGTGCACTCCAGGGCCCCAGCTGAAGCGTTTCAAAGCAGGCCTGTGTGAGTTTGCTAGGGTTCTTGTGCGCTCCTGTCGGAATAGCCTTGTTTATGATGAATACCTCTTCCCTTCCCTGCTGGCTCTACTCACCGGCCTCTCAGACTCCCAGGTCCGAGCCTTCAGACACACCAGTACCCTGCTTG CCATAAAGTTGATGACGGGGTTGGTGGAAGTAGCTGTAGTAGTTTCTGTTCAGCTGCAGACCACCCAGCAGCAATACAACACGGAAAACAGCAAGAGGGCGCACGACAGAGCCTCTGACAGACTGGAGGAACTGCAGGCCACCGTTAAAGAG TTGCGAGAAAACAGAGAGGAGCTGTCCTCCATGATGAATGCCACTTTCCgtggtgtgtttgtgcatcGTTATCGGGACCAATTGCCTGAGATCCGGGGAGTGTGTATTGAAGAGTTGGGCCTTTGGTTGAAAATGGACCCTGAGGACTTCCTTAATGACGGATGTCTTAAATATCTGGGATGGACCATGCATGACAAg CAAAGTCCGGTGCGTCTGCAGTGTGTGCGTGCCCTGCAGGGTCTGTACCAGGAGAAGGAATTCATTGGGCGCCTGGAGCTTTTCACCAGCAGATTTAAA gagAGAATTCTCAGCATGGTGATGGACAAGGACCCAGACGTGGCAGTGGAAGTGGtcaatctgctgctgctgatccaACA GAGAACAGATGAAGGACTGGACGAAGAGGAGTGTGGCCACATTTATCCACTGGTTTACGCTTCACACCGAGGTCTGGCATCTGCAGCTGGTGGCTTCCTATACAGCAA GCTGAAAAGTGTGATTACCAGTCACAGCCAGGAGAATGACAAAGCCAACAATGCAGCCTTTTTTCAAATCCTCATCTCCTTGTTCATCCAGAGTGAG TTCCATGAGCATGGGGCATATCTGGTGGACAGCCTTTGGCATGTGGCAGGATCTGAGCTGAGAGACTGGGAGACAATGACCACTTTCCTGCTACAAGATGATG AACTGATGTATGAGGAGGAGGGTGTGCTCATAGAGCTGATGATGTGTGCGATCAGACAGGCAGCACAGGCAACCCCACCTGTTGGGAGAACTCAGGGCAAAAAG AACCTCAGTATGAAGGATAAGAAAATCCAGGAACAAGACAAGAGACGCATCACAACACACTTCATCCCTTTACTGCCACAGCTGCTTGCCAAG TACTCAGCGGATGCAAAGAACGTGAAACTGCTCCTCAAAGCTCCCCTGTACTTTGACCTGGAGATGTACAGCAGCGCTCAGTGGCTGGAAAAG CATTTGGACCTGCTGCTGTCCCAGGTATGTGGCATTGTGGAGAAGCACACAGAGGTCGCCGTACTGGAGGCTTGCGCCCACCTGGTCAGCGCTCTCAGCTCCGACTGCTACACCTTCTCCTCCCGCGCACAAATGGCATTCAGCCAGCTGTTTGATGTCCTTACCGAATGTTTCAGCACCTACGTAAATGACCTGCTCCAGGTTGGAGAGTGT GGTATTGCAGATGATGATGACACATACAGTGGAGCCACTGCCTTAAAAAGGATTGCTGCCCTTAGCAG TGCTAAGGACCCGACTGCCTGGAAGCTGTTTGATTCCTGTCTTGAGCTGCTGAAGAGCCGGATGGAATCCAGAGAGCTTGATAAGGAG CTGATGGTGCCAGCTATGAAGTGTGTAGCTTTTCacctgatgtgggccaaagtgAATGTGGTGAACTCCAAGCCAACTGAG GCAGAACTGAAGCGCCTGAAGAAGGAGGTGCGGTCGTTCTGCAGAGTCTGTCAGGATTGTTTGTCTTTGAATCAGATAGATATCAGAGATCAA GCATTTGAGCTGTTATGTGACTTGCTGTTGCTGTACAGTGTGGGTTCAGTCCGCTCCAAGCCTGCCCTCCAGGCACTGGCCCACCTGCCATCTGATTCTCTGCGGTCTGAGTTGGCCGCTTTCCTTCTGGACTACATCTTCACTGACACCGAAGACGTCGAGCTCCATGGCATCTTGACACCAACTGAAAAAT ctgaggatgaggaggagatgAAGATACGTCTTCTTCAGAAGAAGCGCAACCAACTTGCTGGCTACTGTAAGCTGGTCATCTACGGGGTGCTGGACCTAACTGCTGCCACAGATGTCTTCAAGCACTACAACAAG TACTTTAAGGACTTTGGTGACATCATCAAAGAGACTCTGAGCAAGAGCAAGCTCATCAACCCCGTGCAGAGCGCCAAGACTGTCTGTCTGAGTCTGCAGCAG CTGTTTTCAGAGATGCTCACGGAGCACCACAGCAGGCAGGATCTCACTGAGATTAGAGACTTGGCCAAGAGGCTTGCCATGAGCTTTGGCATTGATCTTCATCGTGTCCGCAAACCACTGGTGGCCCTGCACAT GGACGGCATACGTTTCGCATTTCGGGACccacaggagggagaggagCCAAATCCAAATGTGGCCTTCTTGGAGATCCTCAGCGAGTTCAGTTTTAAGTTACTGCAGCCGGACCGCGCCCAGCT AGCTGAGTTTCTGAAATCGGCATGTCCCAGCGCTGCCCTCTCCTGGCCGCCAGTCAAACTGTATCAGCGTTCTTTGGAAGCTCGCGCCACCTCTAAAGCCACTGaacaggagggagatgacgAAGTCCCTTCTCATGACATGCCTGTAGTGAAACGCAGGAGGACCACAGCTCAGG GTTCAGCGTCCACCACCAGAGGCTCCTGGTTGGACAACAGCAGCATCCAGAGCAGCCTGCACACCCCAGCCCTCACCTCCACTGTCCAGAAGCAACCCGCCAAGCGGATTGCATCCAGGAAACCAAGACCCGTGGAGTCGGATATCAGCAGCACCTTAACTGAGCCGGAGTCAGAGGATGAGTTCTCCCCAgg GTTACAAATGCGAAAAGTGAAACTCAATAAAAGACGGCTGGCTTCCTCCAGCAAGAACACCCCCTCTCCAAGGCAGCAAGACCTGAACTCCCACCTCAACTT GCTTTCCCTGATTGAAGATGACATCTCAGAAAGAGATGAGGACGAGATTGAAGATTATCACAGTGACTCTGACACTGGATACACACTg CCTTCCACACGTCACACCTCACTGAGTGTCCTTGACGAGCTCTTTGACTGA